In Plasmodium knowlesi strain H genome assembly, chromosome: 8, the DNA window agataaaaaaaaggaagaaaaaaaatgcatagaAAAACCTACCAAAAGTGCCAGTAAAAAGCTTTTTATTAAAgcttatagaaaaaaaaaaaaaaaaaaaaaaaaaaaagagagaaaaaagttctctttctttttgagATTGCCCCTAAATGAGAAGTACATAATTATATCATTCCTTCACTTAACCTACATATTGATGGGGTTTGAAGCTCGTAACCCTCCCGTCGAGAATGTGCTTTGCCGCTTTATGTGAATGTCTGCCAACGTGcgcatgcatatatttatgcgTACTTTTACATGCGTGCGTATATTTACGTATTGCTAAATTTTAATAATACTGCGCAGGAGTGGGTGGACATGTAATAAGCTCCATagtgtttcatttttcgtaGACATTTGTACacaaaaagaggggaattCAAAAGGGGATAATCGACTCTGGATGTAACAGACATCCGAAGTCCTGTATATGTGCAAGCCCCAGAGTTAGACCCCACGTCTGCCTTCACAAACGCACATAGTTGCGCCCACAAAATATGGAACGTGATTTACACTGCTTCTGTTTTTCGTTCCGCATTTCGTTTTATCATCCCTTTAGTAGTTAGAACTAGAAGGGGGTTCTCACTTCGTGTGAGCGTACATCGTATGAGtgtatgtttttatttaatatGTACGTGCGAACGTGAAGTAAAGACTGACGCCGAAAATGCGTTGAGATATGATGATGCAGGGTAGCTTTCTCTTACATGCATCTTgaagtgaatttttttcttttttttgttcatcctTATTGTCAATACGTTACAGCCGCTACTACAGCTAACGCCACTGTAGGGGGCTGCTTCTCCCATTACGACCATCGCCATTGGCTTGTTTGATTTGCCGCCCTGTGTTGCGTGTCTTATGTCATGATAATTATGGCAAAGCGTGAATACCACCTTACAGAATGTGAATAAAAGTGGCACAGCCAACACCATGTAGTAAGAACCTCTGTCACGCTAATTTTGCTACTCCCCCATTTAGCTATCCCCTCGTTTTGCAATTctcactttatttttacattgtCATCGCTAATTGGCACACCCACTGCGAATCTCTTGAATCGAATTTATTGCAAGATAAATTTATCCACGTTTTTGTTGAAGCATTTAATGAGTACTTACGTAAAGCCGTGAatgttacatttttattttattttattttttttttttttcaccccctgGGAGAATCCCCAAGGATCATATGGTAGCCTTTACTTTTTGCCGTATTgacatttttccccttcacatTTCCAAGCTCCTTTACCTACATTTGAGTTCGTTGTTTGCATTTCATGCCCGTGTGCGGATTTGTCTTCTTCTTGTGGACGACCAAACGCGGCTTCATCGTGTTATTTTTCGTCATTTTGTGTGGCACTATTTCTTGTTATTTATTTGCCAATTATACCATTTAACGGCTTACTCTGGGCACTAGGTAGCTGGCcacttattttcctttttttttttttttttttttttaattttaaatggaaatatttttacgttaTTTGTAAGGCACGGAGAATTTGCGCGTATGCCTACACGTACACACACTCATGTTCATGAAGAGAGCGTCCATGAATACTCCGACTTGCATACGCTCAGGTGTATATGAGATGCGATGCAGTCGTGCGTGTACAAAAACACTTACATATTTGCAAGGGCGCAACAAATGAATCGCATCAATATTTACACCCCTGTTTTCATACAAGTTACTGCTATGATATGTTGACTTACCCTGTTGAAACTACCCCGTTGAATTTACCCCATTGAGgctaccattttttttgttttttcctgtttccctttatccacttttttttttttttttttttttttttttccacggtGTGTTTATCAAGCTGAGCGCAAGCTGCTCATATAGCacctttcattttattatcaaCCCGGTAGGCTGATACGTACACACCACACATATTGTTAAACTTTTTACGTGTGCAGTTTTGGCATTTTGAGGATTGGGCGTTTAAATTTACGCATTCCtcctcatcttttttttttttttttttttttttttttcccctctccctTTTAATGCATACTGCTCAACGTGTGTGCTGAAATTTTAACACAACAGAAACTGGTATAGCAGAGTGTTTATCGGTCAGCCGTTCTGATAGGCACTTTTAAACAccaggggaaagaaaaaaaaaaaaaaaaaaaaaaaaaaaaaaagagaaaatccATCTGACAACACCGTCCTTTAGTTGGGTGGCCCTCTCGTTTGCTCTTTCACGGGGTGATAAGGCCTTGACCTTAACAGCATATAGCATTGTTCGTGTAAAGGTACGGGTCGCACACATAGACacggagaaaaagaaagaggcaACGAATTGATAGACGGATAGAGACGTTTCCTTTCTTGCGTGTGCCTCATGAGCTTTAGTGAGAGTATACCCCTAGATACATGCaatgaagaaatacaaaaagacGATGATGCAATAGGTCTACTATCGGAGAGCGGAGGGGAAgacaaaaatgaggaatcTGATTGGGTGAAGCAACATGACCGAAGTAGAGGAGAGGGGGGGAACCccaggaagaaggaaaaagattGCAACAAAAAGAACGCAGACGGTATTGACTCTAAACTCGGATttgacataaaaaatgtgttgaCACATGCGTACCTCCCCGTGTgcatagaaaaaatgaaagaaggagagtatgtgtacaaatggaatagtaataatatttttcaaaagaagACATTGAAATTCTTTTACCTAGATGTAAACAATTATTGCATACGATGgaattcgaaaaaaaaaaaaaaaaaagtaaaagaaaataaaaatccaactttatatatatgggatatcataaaaatattgGACGGATCagaatcttccttttttaaaaaaaaagaagaagaaaaaaatttgtccaTTGAAATTATTAGTGCCCAAAGGAATTTGAGAATTACTTTCCTCGACATACAGAGATGGAAGATGTGGCTCTTTGGCTTGATGTATTATCAGTACAAATTTATTAACAAAGGATccggaaaaaagagaatgaaGTCTTTCATATGTGAAGGGAATAAATTGTATGATAATTACATCATATCTGGTCTAAAGGATATTAATGCTTTGACCCTCTCTCAGCTGTACATTATTCTGAGGAGCCTGAACATTTATTTGAACATGAAAATTTTGTATCATTACTTTtcaatatataaaaataaaggtacTGTTAACTACGTAGGTTTTACCAAAATTCTGGagcacattttttcaaataaacaTATTACCACATATTTTGATGTgtataaggggaaaaattccAGCTGTATAGACAACAGGAACTTTATCGAATTTTTGATTGATGTGCAATGTGAGGGGAAATGTGAAGAGAGGATTTTCACTGGGCGTGAAGTGGACCGCGAATTCTCTATCCACAAGGGGGCGTGCGGAAAGAAGGAACTACAGGCGTTGCCATCGGGCCCTGTTATTTCCACCTCGGTTGGCCAAATGAAGGGAAGAGGAGATACCGATGAAGGAGTACGCCTTGCAATGGATCCTACCCTAAGGGGTGGtacaaaaaatgcagaaaataaATCTAAGGGAATCCATcagatgaaggaagaaaaatgtgaatataACCCCAACGGTGAAGCCAATTCCGTTGGTAATCACAAACCAAGGGGAGACCTCGTCTCGAATAATTCTGTGAGGAACAATTTTAGCAACTACCAATGTGGTGGCACGATTATAAAGAATATGAATAAGGAGGGGGTTAATCAAAATGAGTTCCACTTGGGTGTGGACACTTTACCAAATGCATTTCTCCTGCCGGACAAGTGGATACGTCAAGATGAAGACTACATCACGGTGTTAAATATACTGAGAGAAAAGCTAGGTTTGGGTTCCGTAAAGGGAGAGAAAGGCGTAAATCGGGATGCTTTCGCAACCGGCGTGGGCTACCACAGCGATACCCTCAATGGGAATAAAAGGTGGGACAGTACAAACAATAGGCGCGGCTATCGCAGCAATCACAGTGGTCACAACAGTGACAGCGCTGAAAACGTCAAAAGGGGTATTTCCTATGGTGGAAAATGCACCTCCCCAGAGGAGCACGAACGTAATGCACAAAACGAATCCTACTACATTAGAGCCAAAGCAATATATAAACTGTTAAACACGATAAAGAAATACAACATCCCATTTGTTATGATTAATGAAGATAAACATTATTTAACACAGATCGGGTTGGTATATTTCCTGTTGTCAAAAGAAAATAGTATAATGTGCCCAGAGTACTCCAAGGTTTATCAAAATATGAATTTACCACTATGTAACTACTGGATTAATAGCAGTCACAACACATACCTTGGCAGAAAGCAAATCTTTAGCTCAAGCAATATCGaacaatatatttatattctGATAGATGGATGTAGATGTGTCGAATTCgattgttattattttaacaaaaacaTCGTTGTTTATCATGGCTTCTATGGATATAAATTAACATCTTCTATCCTCTTCTGTGACACCCTCATTGCATGCAAGCTGTTCGGATTTACAACCTCCCCCTTCCCCATCATCTTGTCGTTAGAAATTCACTGCAAAAATAAGCACAAAAATTTAATTGCTAAAATATTAATATGTATTTTAGGTAATCAGTTGTATATTCCAAAAAGTAGAGACGAAATTAATAACATAACTCCACATAACTGTAAAAACCGATTTTTagtaaaatataaacattttgaaaataatgataattCGGGCTTCTACTTCATCTTTGAGGGTCTACAGAGCGTCATGTACGATGAGCTCGGATACATTTCCGACATCGTTGGCGAAGAGGATGAGGATACAGAGGAAGAGGATGGTCATATGGGGGGCGTACACAACAACGTTCTCCGTGATGGGAGCGCTGAAAGTGGTGAGAGTGACAATAGTGATGAAAATCATGTTTACAGAaacgacgatgatgatgtgCAGAGAAACCATAAGCACAGCTATCGCAAAAGCCCAAATCAccgtgatgatgatgatgacattgagaaaaaattcgaCTCGTACATAAAAAACAGCATTCAGAAGGGGTACATCCACGAACGGAAAAAGCGAAACATGTACATGAGCAGTTTGTGCCATGATCCTGATGCTGTGGAGGAGGATCAGCGAGATCATTCGCCACGACGTGATGTGAACCATCAAGTGGTAAAGGGCACGAAGCTTTGGaggaacaaaaagggaaaagatcAGAGTAGGTGGTCCACTCGGTTGGAAGATGATAATAACCTAGGTAATGCCCATATAAATGGTACCCCTGAAGAAGGTGATGAAAATGCTGATGGTGGTATGGCCCCTTTGGCTAGCcagaaaatgggaaataaAACGCACGGAGATagcgaaaagaaaattgaaaatcaAAACGCAAGAAATAATAACATACTAAATGAATACTCCTGCTTGAAGGGATACGCGTTTCAGAATTTTTGCGAAAATAGAACATACAACGAAATATGTTCCATTAGTGAAAATAAGTTTATCAAGTTGATTAAGAAGAATGAAGATGagataataaaatataaccaGAAAACCTTGACGAGAGTGTACCCGTCTGGGACAAGACTGGCATCCACAAATTTTAATCCACTGATTTTCTGGAGCGCAGGAATCCAATTTGTGGCGTTAAATTATCAGTACAATGGGCTTAGCATGCTTCTGAACAAAGGAAGGTTTCtagaaaatggaggaaagcaCTCAGGGTACATCCTAAAGCCAGAAATTTTACggtttaatgaaaaaaaggattataGTATTTTGCACCTCGATCTGCAGATACTGTCTTTGCACCAGATAAACTTATTATTttccattaaaaataaataccaagagaagaaattaaagaaaaaattattcaaaatgGATATGATACAACATATTcagacacacaaaaaaattaacaaaaaaacgaaaaattttaagcatgtacaaaaattagagaaggaaaaaaaaaatttctttttctcagaTGTACAATCTGAtgacaataaaaaaataaaaaatataagtcACGAATTTCtcatgaaaaaatttaacgaTAATGATAATGACGTTAATTATATTCATAGTAAATGTTCCAATGTGGAGGAGAAATATGAGGATATGTTATCAGAATATAAATCCTTCCTATTATGTTCTTCCCTCTCGCACAGCAGTAGCTTTAACAGTTGTAGCAGCCATACTACTGCATCCAATAATGGTAATACAGATTCGACTAAGAATACTTCATCCAAATCCAAAAATAGGAGTTTTTATCAAACTTTTGAGGAGTTGAAGAAGGcaaacaatttatttttctacttGTATGTCACTATATCCGTGCACGGCTACAATGAAAACAAGTACTACTTCAAGACGGAGATCGCCAAGGTTAACTTTTACGACCTCAACTATTGGTAGGGCTCCTTTGCGTACAGATTACCATTCATGTTGATAGTGGCGCATGTAGATGTGTACATTTACAATTACCCCTGTTTACATTCCgttgatatttttccccACCCCCTCCTTGCAGTTGGTCAAAGCCATCAATGTtccaaatgaaaataatgtaCCCTTCACTGGCCCTCATTGTGTTTGAGCTGAAAACTTATGTAAGTTAACAAAGACAATTACGGCGAAGTTGTTAGAAGATGCTTACCATGTTGTCTACTGTTATAAGACATTCTTTCGCGTAATAGggatccccccccctccattGGGGAAGTCACaacgtattttatttttattttatttaattatatttattttttttttttttaatccctcTGTATAGGACACCGTAAAAAGCGAGCTCATTGCTTGCGCCTGCTTCCCAGTTAAATGCCTCCGAGAAGGGTAAAGCAGACGTgaccctcccccccttcctaaAGGGAGAGTAGAATAGTGGGGTCGTAACGGATAAGATTTACCATGATATGCCCAGGCGTATATGATTTCCATTTGTATTTTCCtacacagtttttttttctactacattttaatttttttttttttttttttttttttttttgcctccaCCTTTGCAGCATCCGATTTGTTCCTTTGTGCGACAAGTATTTGAAGGACATAAAAGGATCGGGCATTTTGGTTAATCTAAAAATTGGCACAAACAACAGCTGAAGATTCCAAAATGTTACACATCCACGCTTGCGTTGTTCGTGCAGACGGCACACATGCAGAAAAATTAACCTATCATATAAACGATTTCAAGGGTGTTTCATCACCagcctttccttttttttttttttaaataatgtttagtttttaataatattttgtaAGAATGACGATATTATTTGTTATAATGAACTCATTTTttgtcgcttttttttttttaattgtacatttatgtatgtccctgtttatgtatatatatgtaaatatgcacacatgcatatacatctTATTTGTTCACCCTATTTTCTCACCAatgtgttattttatttattttttttttttccatgcaaTACTGTTTTATCCTTCATTTTACAAACCTCTTCTACAAATCATGGGAAGAATTGTGTTGGCAGTACTTCTAAAAGAAAGTGCGTTGTGCACACTTAAGTTTGTGCCCCTCTACCCAGTACATACATTTGCgtatatgcgtacatatgtaaGGAAAGGagcatcaaaaaaaaaaaatgtgaagaacaaaaaaatgttaattacATTTATTCGTACGAAATTGTGTTATGTTCCTATAAACTGAATACTTATGTCTCGTACGGGGGTAGGAACGACGTTTTTAATAAGTGGTTCAAGAGGAACAATATACATGATTATGCGAATACCTGTTTTATAAATCCTGCTTAACACCTTTTTACACGCTTCTACGAAATGCTCCCCACTTTGGTATGTTTGTATATGGAATGTTgcattttactatttttttttttttttttttttttttttttttttgtatagtTACAcccgaaatttttttttcagcgcGAACCTTAAAGAACGTGTTGTTTACCCACGGCAATGCTTTACTGATCCGTTTAAACGTTTTAAATTGATCCTATAGAAGATCGTTCCTACTTCACTCCCCCACCCGTTCATTATGATTATGGATGCTTCCTGATCACCtacgtatgtgcatatattcgTTCCACGCGCCTAGGGCATGTCACACGGTATGCGCTTCATCGCCCCAAACTGGGCTACCCTTCTCACACCAcccatgtgtatatatgtgagCCCAACACACGGTCGACCTAAGTGTAAACACCCCAACGAATACATACTTATCTCCATGCGTTTACACCCACGTTATTTTACGCTGCATGCTTAATGCCATATGCTTGCACGCCCTCACGCAGACATGTGAACACTAGAAAAAAGCATGCGCACCAACGCTATTACCCACGGGGATACCCAACTTTTTggaactttttcattttttttttttttttttttcttttgccctGAGCCTGAACCTGAaccattttcaaaataaagCACAATAATTTGACCTAACCAACCACAATGAAgtggtgaaaaataaaaaggggaacgaCTTAATAAGCAGGTTACCAACTGTCGAGGAAGGGTGTAATCGAGCGTTCGAGAATGTGTGCCTACTTATACGGACGAGTGAAGCGCGCTGCTCATTCTGCTTACCTTGCGTGCCCTATTTGGCAAGGAGGGGGAGTTTTCACGAACCGGGCCTGCCACGAGTATTCCCGTTAAGAAGAAATACACCAAGTGATGGCATACGGAGTGATCCACTCCAAGGGCAAAAGCTGTGCAAAGAATAAACCACATTTGCGCATTCATTTTCTCCACCCATTAGTGGaacatgtaaaaatatgtgtgatgtttaaatttatatatattttttaatttaccaTTTATCGTCGggttacaattttttaaggatatattttttacatatacatatatatatatatatatttttttttgtcactttGAATTGAGATTTAAACTGTACATGAATTATGCAACATATGAACGAACACACACATTGAGTTGCATCAAAATCGCGCACAGAATAGGATGGAGCATATAGTTCACGACCCTATGCAAGGAGAGTAACTGTTCCACGACTTGTACTTACATGCGCATCGTATAGGTGAATACGCTTTCGCATGAATACCCTTATATACACCCACAGGCACATACAACTTTGTGTTTCCACGACGCGTGGAATATCGGGAACGCCCTGACAGTAGTGACAGAAAATAAGTACCCCCGAGGACGGACGCCAAATATGAAAAACGCAAATGGAAATACACGTTCACTTACGTGCAAGGAGAatgtagaagaaaagaaaaaatggctaagTACAATTAAGGGAGACGACACAATCCACTTCAAAAAAGGGGTAGACAGCAAGAACTTGAAAAATATAgccttgtcattttttaaagaaaaaaatatctacaATGAGGAAAATGTGGCGATCTTAAATGCCTTCtgtaaggaaaaattagACGATCATCTCGTAAATGAGGAAATTGTTGAATTCCTACAGAAGGCGTTTTTCCTGTatgaatattttattaaagaaaaaaaaaagaacaaaattagcaaaaaggaatttaTTGAAAATGTGTGTGAGTGTTgcagaagaatatttttaaaaaatattataaaaaatgaaaaagaaattttagattttttgctaaaaaatttaatcaACTTTATTAAccaacattccttcttttctatatatCAGTCTCTATACAACATCTCACAatatcaaaataaaaatttcagAAGGGCTAACGAATATGCAGAGGGAAAGTTCCAGTTGCTTCTTAACGTTGTGAGGAGGGAAGTGAAGGGGGGAAGTTTACTTGTTAATGATAACAGATTCAATTTGGAAGCACTTTATCTGCCAGATGAGAATGACGAGAAGGAGATGAGGGAATACTATGCCAAAATAGTGACCAGTGAACaacaagggggaaaggggacCACGAAGGGAAGCAGCAAGGAGGAAGAGACGATCACGAAAAAAGGcggaaaagagagaaaaaaaggcgcaATATTAAAAAGCATAGGCAACCGTGATGTTGGTAACCAGGCTGGAGAGACGTGGACACCAGAAGCGATCGCAGAAATGGAATACCTAGACAAAGAATTGAGTTGCTTCTACCTGTTCCTGTATTTCCAATCTTGCTTCGAAAACATCAATTTTTACTTAATAGAAAAATTTATCGAAAATTACTACATTAGCCAAGGCAAGGAGAACATCTACAAGGAgctatttttgtttttgtttttaatttacaaAGATAAGATGCACAGCGTTGTGGATGGTATTTTGATCAACACGATAAATTATTTAAGCAAAGCAAATGATACagaagtgagaaaaaaaaaaaaactattaaATGAGGAAGGGGAGGTGATGGACCAAAAAGTACACCTTACAGATTATTTGTTCTACTTCGAACTGCTTATAAATATTATCACGTTCAAAAATCTGcagtataaaaataattacgaaTATTACATACACATGCTGAAATTACTTTACGAAAATGACCAGTTGCAGGAATTATTCACATCATCACTgtttttcgtttttattaGTACCGATGAAGGCGCTGTGAGAAATGTGCTGCTAgccaatttttcaaaataccATTCTAGAAAGCATGAACATTTCTCGAAATTTTATATTCACCTGAAAAATGTGTTTCGTTTTATATACGATATTGATAGCGACCACTTAGTTTACAACCACACTACATTTAACGGTGCAcctatttccccttttttgcaccCCCCAGAAAGTGAGGAAAAGAATCAGGGGGATTACACCACTGGTGTGAGAGTGAAGCAGGAGTACCTTCCCTTTGTGGCAGATAATATACACATagacaaatatatatgtgcattttttaaagaagcTTACTACATCATTAGCAGGAGCAACACGGAGTACTTTTGTCAAGTGACAAATTTGTATCTACACATTTATGACCACATCTTCAACAAGCTAATAAATATCATTtacgaaaatgaaatgaatttGAATGACGAATTTTTTCAGATCTGTGAATGTATTCTCAgaccctttttatttatttacgttgaattatttaataattttttggaaaaatataaagagaaaatatttaacGAACGATTGATGCTATCCTTTgcatttattaaaaagtaTCTTTTTAAAAGTTTATATGAGAAAGCTTTCCAACAGAAGGATCTCTTCTACGTCATttatcaattttattttttgctctACGCTCTCAAATACAACTTCCGAAACTTTTTAACTGCGCTCGTTATGACCAAGCGGAAAGTAACACACCAACTTCAATTATTCCTTAAACTGAAATATCAGAATTGCACAAATATGCCCAGCAAATCACTATCTCGCGATGGAGGGAGGAATGCTTTGCAAGACACATCGCACGGAGAGGGAGAACACAACAGCAGTAGCACCAGCGATGAGGGTAATGATCACAACTGTAGGCGTGGGCAGagtcaaaaaaagaaggaccAGGAAGGGGGGCACACAAAGAACAAGCGTaataggcaaaaaaaaagacacccATCAGGAGAACATCAAGAGAGTGAACAGTCGGACAACTACTCGTCAGAAAACTCAATGGACAGTTCGCTCCAAATCGTGGAGAACAGTTTGGAAAAGCCACATAgcaatgaggagaaggaaaaaaagaacataataaatttttttcagaaaaattACTGGACACTGAAATATTTCGAGGCAAACACGGAAAAGAAGTTGGATGAGTTCTGCTCCCCTGATTTTAGCGTACCTTTGGTGATGAAGGAGACGCCCAAGCTGAAGAAGCGTAGTGTTAGTAACAACCAAAGCGataagaaagagaaaagcaCTGGTGATGGCGGAAGCGCAGACGGACGAGAAGGGGCAAGCACGAAGGGGTACGACCCTACAAAAGACGAAGACCAAAAAGGGAGATTCGTAAGAAAGTTACATTCCTTCTtcgccaaaaaaaatgaagtagaTAAACTCATCAATGAGCTCTTTCTGAACAATAAGGACAATGTGTAtagcaaaattttaaaaaccaATT includes these proteins:
- a CDS encoding phosphoinositide-specific phospholipase C, putative, which codes for MSFSESIPLDTCNEEIQKDDDAIGLLSESGGEDKNEESDWVKQHDRSRGEGGNPRKKEKDCNKKNADGIDSKLGFDIKNVLTHAYLPVCIEKMKEGEYVYKWNSNNIFQKKTLKFFYLDVNNYCIRWNSKKKKKKVKENKNPTLYIWDIIKILDGSESSFFKKKEEEKNLSIEIISAQRNLRITFLDIQRWKMWLFGLMYYQYKFINKGSGKKRMKSFICEGNKLYDNYIISGLKDINALTLSQLYIILRSLNIYLNMKILYHYFSIYKNKGTVNYVGFTKILEHIFSNKHITTYFDVYKGKNSSCIDNRNFIEFLIDVQCEGKCEERIFTGREVDREFSIHKGACGKKELQALPSGPVISTSVGQMKGRGDTDEGVRLAMDPTLRGGTKNAENKSKGIHQMKEEKCEYNPNGEANSVGNHKPRGDLVSNNSVRNNFSNYQCGGTIIKNMNKEGVNQNEFHLGVDTLPNAFLLPDKWIRQDEDYITVLNILREKLGLGSVKGEKGVNRDAFATGVGYHSDTLNGNKRWDSTNNRRGYRSNHSGHNSDSAENVKRGISYGGKCTSPEEHERNAQNESYYIRAKAIYKLLNTIKKYNIPFVMINEDKHYLTQIGLVYFLLSKENSIMCPEYSKVYQNMNLPLCNYWINSSHNTYLGRKQIFSSSNIEQYIYILIDGCRCVEFDCYYFNKNIVVYHGFYGYKLTSSILFCDTLIACKLFGFTTSPFPIILSLEIHCKNKHKNLIAKILICILGNQLYIPKSRDEINNITPHNCKNRFLVKYKHFENNDNSGFYFIFEGLQSVMYDELGYISDIVGEEDEDTEEEDGHMGGVHNNVLRDGSAESGESDNSDENHVYRNDDDDVQRNHKHSYRKSPNHRDDDDDIEKKFDSYIKNSIQKGYIHERKKRNMYMSSLCHDPDAVEEDQRDHSPRRDVNHQVVKGTKLWRNKKGKDQSRWSTRLEDDNNLGNAHINGTPEEGDENADGGMAPLASQKMGNKTHGDSEKKIENQNARNNNILNEYSCLKGYAFQNFCENRTYNEICSISENKFIKLIKKNEDEIIKYNQKTLTRVYPSGTRLASTNFNPLIFWSAGIQFVALNYQYNGLSMLLNKGRFLENGGKHSGYILKPEILRFNEKKDYSILHLDLQILSLHQINLLFSIKNKYQEKKLKKKLFKMDMIQHIQTHKKINKKTKNFKHVQKLEKEKKNFFFSDVQSDDNKKIKNISHEFLMKKFNDNDNDVNYIHSKCSNVEEKYEDMLSEYKSFLLCSSLSHSSSFNSCSSHTTASNNGNTDSTKNTSSKSKNRSFYQTFEELKKANNLFFYLYVTISVHGYNENKYYFKTEIAKVNFYDLNYCWSKPSMFQMKIMYPSLALIVFELKTYDTVKSELIACACFPVKCLREGIRFVPLCDKYLKDIKGSGILVNLKIGTNNS